From a region of the Comamonadaceae bacterium OTU4NAUVB1 genome:
- the wecB gene encoding UDP-N-acetylglucosamine 2-epimerase (non-hydrolyzing) — translation MGTRPEIIKMAPVHRALRAARVPTLVLHTGQHDQMAWPLYEFFDMRPDHVLALDRKSTSLSHLTAALVEQSHGVLAEARPAAVLVQGDTTSAMVGALASFYLRIPVGHVEAGLRTFDTGDPFPEEANRQLIGRLARWHFPPTRIATANLRREGIAPGSIHQTGNTIVDATQWGVAYLRALPDGAAGVLPPELSCLAATPGRQRIVLVTAHRRENWGAGIDSIARGVRRLLESQPGLAVVWPVHANPQVKEAVHRAFEGMVCEEGSQLLLSEPLNYPALLWVMSRSWLIMSDSGGIQEEAVSARVPILVLRETTERPELIAAGAGKLVGTDADRLCREFLALQGDRGLYERMRTARNPFGDGQAGPRIAELMSRAVPAAPRAEIRAARGETAEAGTP, via the coding sequence ATGGGAACACGTCCCGAAATTATCAAGATGGCGCCGGTCCATCGCGCGTTGCGGGCCGCGCGGGTGCCCACGCTGGTGCTTCACACGGGCCAGCACGACCAGATGGCCTGGCCGCTCTACGAGTTCTTCGACATGCGCCCCGACCACGTGCTCGCGCTCGATCGGAAGTCCACGTCGCTCTCCCACCTCACCGCCGCCCTGGTGGAGCAGTCGCACGGGGTGCTGGCCGAGGCGCGGCCGGCGGCGGTGCTGGTGCAGGGGGACACGACGAGCGCCATGGTCGGGGCGCTCGCGAGCTTCTACCTGCGGATTCCGGTCGGCCACGTCGAAGCCGGTCTGCGCACCTTCGACACCGGCGATCCGTTCCCCGAGGAGGCCAACCGCCAGCTCATCGGCCGCCTGGCGCGCTGGCACTTTCCGCCCACCCGCATCGCCACGGCCAACCTGCGCCGCGAGGGCATCGCGCCCGGGTCGATCCACCAGACCGGCAACACCATCGTCGACGCCACCCAGTGGGGGGTGGCCTACCTGCGCGCGCTGCCCGACGGCGCGGCGGGCGTGCTGCCGCCGGAACTCTCATGCCTGGCCGCGACGCCCGGCCGCCAGCGCATCGTGCTGGTCACCGCGCACCGGCGCGAGAACTGGGGCGCGGGGATCGACTCGATCGCGCGCGGCGTGCGCCGGCTGCTGGAATCGCAACCGGGGCTGGCGGTGGTCTGGCCGGTGCATGCGAACCCCCAGGTGAAGGAGGCCGTGCATCGCGCCTTCGAGGGCATGGTGTGCGAGGAGGGCTCGCAGCTGCTGCTGTCCGAGCCGCTCAATTACCCGGCCCTGTTGTGGGTGATGTCGAGGTCGTGGCTGATCATGTCGGACTCGGGCGGCATCCAGGAGGAGGCCGTGTCGGCGCGGGTGCCGATCCTCGTGCTGCGCGAGACGACCGAGCGGCCGGAGCTGATCGCCGCCGGCGCGGGCAAGCTGGTGGGCACCGACGCCGACCGGCTGTGCCGCGAGTTCCTCGCGCTGCAGGGGGACCGCGGCCTGTACGAGCGCATGCGCACGGCCAGGAATCCGTTCGGCGACGGCCAGGCCGGCCCGCGCATCGCCGAGCTCATGTCGCGCGCGGTGCCGGCCGCGCCGCGCGCCGAGATCCGGGCGGCACGCGGCGAGACCGCCGAGGCCGGCACGCCGTAG
- a CDS encoding DUF4434 domain-containing protein — translation MPGPLARARAREEAEAPGRRTALAGLLAAGCLFAGCASTAPRRASSRLDGTVVQFTPAHNLYTRGDWTRLLQALRALGMTRIVVQWSVDGTTAYYPSRHFRIGPMPPLETLLDLAEAAGMRVLVGLAHDPQYWRHIAGEPAEVARHLGASRARSLRAAGELAPRLARRDAFEGWYLSEEIDDVNWREPARRAVVAAHLGELTTALRALDARARIAISGFANAGTDPALLRAFWDALLAEAPELGVVMFQDGVGVGKLSLDELPGVLDAVRRAVEGRGRELRVIVEVFRQTAGAPIDAAPFAAEPAPIERVRRQVAIARAFSASLLAFTVSDYMSPGDTPAKARLFEAYRRACVEGDC, via the coding sequence ATGCCCGGCCCGCTGGCGAGGGCGAGGGCGCGGGAGGAGGCGGAGGCGCCCGGGCGGCGGACGGCGCTCGCGGGCCTGCTGGCGGCGGGCTGCCTGTTCGCGGGCTGCGCGTCGACGGCGCCGCGCCGCGCGTCGTCTCGCCTGGACGGGACGGTGGTCCAGTTCACCCCGGCGCACAACCTGTACACGCGCGGCGACTGGACGCGGCTGTTGCAGGCCCTGCGCGCGCTGGGCATGACGCGCATCGTCGTGCAGTGGAGCGTCGACGGCACGACCGCCTACTACCCGTCGCGGCACTTCCGCATCGGGCCGATGCCGCCGCTGGAGACGCTGCTGGACCTGGCCGAGGCGGCCGGCATGCGCGTGCTGGTCGGCCTGGCCCACGACCCGCAGTACTGGCGCCACATCGCGGGCGAACCCGCCGAGGTGGCGCGCCACCTCGGCGCGTCGCGCGCGCGCTCGCTGCGCGCGGCGGGCGAACTCGCGCCCCGGCTCGCGCGGCGCGACGCGTTCGAGGGCTGGTACCTGAGCGAGGAGATCGACGACGTGAACTGGCGCGAGCCGGCGCGCCGCGCCGTCGTCGCCGCCCACCTGGGGGAACTGACCACGGCCCTGCGCGCGCTGGACGCGCGCGCGCGCATCGCGATCTCCGGCTTCGCCAATGCCGGGACCGACCCGGCCCTGCTGCGGGCGTTCTGGGACGCGCTGCTGGCCGAGGCGCCGGAGCTGGGCGTCGTGATGTTCCAGGACGGCGTGGGCGTGGGCAAGCTGTCGCTCGACGAACTGCCCGGGGTGCTGGACGCCGTGCGGCGCGCGGTCGAGGGCCGGGGTCGGGAGCTGCGGGTCATCGTCGAGGTGTTCCGCCAGACCGCCGGCGCGCCCATCGACGCGGCGCCGTTCGCGGCCGAACCCGCGCCGATCGAGCGGGTCCGCCGGCAGGTCGCGATCGCGCGGGCGTTCTCGGCCAGCCTGCTGGCCTTCACCGTGTCGGACTACATGAGCCCCGGGGACACGCCGGCCAAGGCGCGGCTTTTCGAGGCCTACCGCCGCGCCTGCGTGGAGGGCGACTGCTGA
- a CDS encoding glycosyl transferase family protein codes for MEWMDVIAAALVALKLVFVAVSVVFLLCGLDDLVIDGCYGAWLLRQRASGRARAQPTEQQLQDRPEQPIAIMLPAWDESAVIRPMLLRLLRTLNYGNYHVFVGTYPNDTATHVEVEHVRAVSDRVHRICTPADGPTCKADCLNWIYQGIRRHEKEHGIRFEVFVMQDCEDVIHRLAYKVFNHLVPANDMVQLPVLSLDRKWHEFTGGHYLDEFAQLHSKDLVVRALLDRSIPAAGVGCAFSRRAFETAAANNHNELFNIDSLTEDYDFGFRMKALGMKQVFAKFVVERRVVRRHWLTGRPREVALRDYVAIREYFPSGFGVAVRQKGRWVVGITLQGWSSLRWRGGLATKYMLYRDRRALVTNFCNVLGYVVVLGVAALWVLNALVPESLHYPPVVEPGSWLWDLTLVNAALLAWRVAQRAYFVQRLYGWAQALWSVPRMVWGNFINFAATGRAVRLYARFLRTGKLIAWDKTTHTFPSEDDLPDTDTPVTAPPEHGPGLAGATATAFASTPPHP; via the coding sequence ATGGAATGGATGGACGTGATCGCGGCGGCGCTGGTCGCCCTCAAGCTGGTGTTCGTCGCCGTCAGCGTGGTCTTCCTGCTGTGCGGCCTGGACGATCTGGTCATCGACGGCTGCTATGGCGCCTGGCTGCTGCGCCAGCGCGCGTCGGGACGCGCCCGCGCGCAGCCGACCGAACAGCAGCTGCAGGACCGTCCCGAGCAGCCGATCGCCATCATGCTGCCGGCCTGGGACGAGTCGGCCGTCATCCGGCCGATGCTGCTGCGCCTGCTCAGGACGCTGAACTACGGCAACTACCACGTGTTCGTGGGCACCTACCCGAACGACACCGCCACGCACGTGGAGGTCGAGCACGTGCGCGCCGTCTCCGACCGGGTGCACCGCATCTGCACGCCCGCCGACGGCCCGACCTGCAAGGCCGACTGCCTCAACTGGATCTACCAGGGCATCCGGCGCCACGAGAAGGAGCACGGCATCCGCTTCGAGGTCTTCGTCATGCAGGACTGCGAGGACGTGATCCATCGGCTGGCCTACAAGGTCTTCAACCACCTCGTCCCGGCCAACGACATGGTCCAGCTGCCGGTGCTGTCGCTCGACCGGAAGTGGCACGAGTTCACCGGCGGCCACTACCTCGACGAGTTCGCCCAGCTGCACTCGAAGGACCTGGTGGTGCGCGCGCTGCTCGACCGCAGCATTCCGGCCGCCGGGGTGGGGTGCGCCTTCAGCCGCCGCGCCTTCGAGACGGCCGCGGCGAACAATCACAACGAGCTGTTCAACATCGATTCGCTGACCGAGGACTACGACTTCGGCTTCCGCATGAAGGCGCTGGGCATGAAGCAGGTGTTCGCCAAGTTCGTCGTCGAGCGGCGCGTCGTGCGCCGCCACTGGCTGACCGGCCGGCCCCGCGAGGTGGCGCTGCGCGACTACGTGGCGATCCGCGAGTACTTTCCCTCGGGCTTCGGGGTCGCCGTGCGGCAGAAGGGCCGCTGGGTGGTCGGCATCACGCTGCAGGGCTGGAGCAGCCTGCGCTGGCGCGGCGGCCTCGCCACCAAGTACATGCTCTACCGCGACCGCCGGGCGCTGGTGACGAACTTCTGCAACGTGCTGGGCTACGTGGTGGTGCTGGGCGTCGCGGCGCTCTGGGTGCTCAACGCGCTGGTGCCCGAATCGCTGCACTATCCGCCGGTGGTCGAGCCGGGCAGCTGGCTGTGGGACCTCACGCTCGTCAATGCCGCCCTGCTGGCCTGGCGCGTCGCCCAGCGCGCCTACTTCGTCCAGCGGCTCTACGGCTGGGCCCAGGCGCTGTGGTCGGTGCCGCGCATGGTGTGGGGCAACTTCATCAATTTCGCAGCGACGGGGCGCGCGGTGCGGCTGTACGCGCGTTTCCTGCGCACCGGCAAGCTCATCGCGTGGGACAAGACCACCCACACCTTCCCGTCCGAGGACGACCTGCCCGACACCGACACCCCGGTCACCGCGCCGCCCGAGCACGGTCCCGGGCTCGCCGGCGCCACCGCCACCGCCTTCGCTTCCACGCCCCCCCATCCCTGA
- a CDS encoding DUF2334 domain-containing protein, translating to MSISNAFKRLLCASVLAIGLCVGAQAQTTPIRALVLYDQPDDGPYAKLGMAYAIMLRNLLGHWNTTVDMKPVQGYTAGQVDQYAVTFYLGSYYDLPIPPAFLADAYGTTRKIVWFKNNLWQLAWHPGYTGFAAKYGFNFSSLRGLDAAPTPANPNPGFFDTVTYKTRPLKKYYAFDAASGAINADPDVGVAQIVDAAKAQQLVPIGNSRTGEVIPYVVKGGNFWYFADLPFSYIGPRDRYLVICDMLHDILGVDTPTQQRALVRLEDVSALVNQNTMTVLSNYLRSKSIPFGVAAIPYYHDPLGAYNGGVPQTVRMTTNGTLARTLNYAIQNGGKIVLHGYTHQYANWKNPHTGVSGDDYEFWDIVNNRVLPVDTVAAHKARIQSGVAELRRGGFTAFAWEPPHYQMSPNAYTAATQVPMNPQKPTNFTTWQRAVYYTATTPDLRPTAANRDFAVGQFFPYIIQRDHYGQRILPENLGNIEYDIREIDPSSNFNYTWEDLKLNAENAKVVRDGFASFFFHPFWLEPEIGKPGFQDLQSIINAIEALGFQWADASTL from the coding sequence ATGAGCATCTCGAATGCCTTCAAGCGCCTGCTGTGCGCATCCGTCCTCGCCATCGGCCTGTGCGTCGGGGCCCAGGCGCAGACGACGCCGATCCGCGCGCTGGTGCTGTACGACCAGCCCGACGACGGGCCCTACGCGAAGCTCGGCATGGCCTACGCCATCATGCTGCGCAACCTGCTGGGGCACTGGAACACCACCGTGGACATGAAGCCCGTGCAGGGCTACACCGCCGGCCAGGTCGATCAGTACGCGGTCACCTTCTACCTCGGCTCCTACTACGACCTGCCGATCCCGCCCGCCTTCCTGGCCGACGCCTACGGCACCACGCGGAAGATCGTCTGGTTCAAGAACAACCTGTGGCAGCTGGCATGGCACCCGGGCTACACCGGCTTCGCCGCCAAGTACGGCTTCAACTTCTCGAGCCTGCGCGGCCTGGACGCCGCGCCCACCCCGGCCAATCCCAACCCCGGGTTCTTCGACACGGTCACCTACAAGACGCGGCCGCTGAAGAAGTACTACGCCTTCGACGCGGCGAGTGGGGCCATCAACGCCGATCCGGACGTCGGGGTCGCGCAGATCGTCGACGCGGCGAAGGCGCAGCAGCTCGTGCCGATCGGCAATTCGCGCACCGGCGAGGTGATCCCCTATGTGGTGAAGGGCGGCAACTTCTGGTACTTCGCCGACCTGCCGTTCTCCTACATCGGACCGCGCGACCGCTACCTCGTCATCTGCGACATGCTGCACGACATCCTGGGCGTCGACACCCCGACCCAGCAGCGCGCGCTGGTGCGGCTGGAGGACGTCAGCGCCCTGGTCAACCAGAACACCATGACGGTGCTGTCGAACTACCTGCGGTCGAAGTCGATCCCCTTCGGCGTGGCGGCCATCCCCTACTACCACGATCCGCTGGGCGCCTACAACGGCGGCGTGCCCCAGACCGTGCGGATGACCACCAACGGCACGCTCGCCCGCACGCTCAACTACGCGATCCAGAACGGCGGGAAGATCGTGCTGCACGGCTACACCCACCAGTACGCCAACTGGAAGAACCCGCACACCGGCGTGAGCGGCGACGACTACGAGTTCTGGGACATCGTCAACAACCGCGTGCTGCCCGTGGACACCGTGGCGGCGCACAAGGCGCGCATCCAGTCGGGCGTCGCCGAACTCAGGCGCGGCGGTTTCACCGCCTTCGCCTGGGAGCCGCCGCACTACCAGATGTCTCCCAATGCCTACACGGCGGCGACCCAGGTGCCGATGAACCCGCAGAAGCCGACCAACTTCACCACCTGGCAGCGCGCGGTCTACTACACCGCCACCACCCCCGACCTGCGGCCGACGGCGGCGAACCGGGACTTCGCCGTCGGGCAGTTCTTCCCCTACATCATCCAGCGCGACCACTACGGCCAGCGGATCCTGCCGGAGAACCTCGGCAACATCGAGTACGACATTCGCGAGATCGATCCGTCGTCGAACTTCAACTACACCTGGGAGGACCTGAAGCTCAACGCCGAGAACGCGAAGGTGGTGCGCGACGGCTTCGCGTCGTTCTTCTTCCATCCGTTCTGGCTGGAGCCGGAGATCGGCAAGCCCGGCTTCCAGGACCTGCAGTCGATCATCAACGCCATCGAGGCGCTCGGCTTCCAGTGGGCCGACGCGAGCACGCTGTGA
- a CDS encoding tetratricopeptide repeat protein, producing the protein MKTSRRSRPGAARAARSVLVTRAPGARGAPGDLAAGCLLCLSLASAPAASAASAFDASGGGGGGAAAVSAAASGAIGFVGREFNRFRAHARFDRAFRMLAAQRFDEAGRDFADGLALDPDHLAARLGYAQLLGRRGAYAASVALLDAARPADGLPLTALRLRAQMRAAAGQWAEAIADHQDVVAHPAASAAERRFALESAADLHLRLGQLDQALAALERLPAGDRDATPTLLRRAFVYERLQRFGDAAAAYGEAASRADAAARGAQWRDAQRVAATMAVAHHAQTVAFALNLPAPAPGAGADASVPAAGRSGAARTTAHGAAEAPRRVRTAQRLAFAQSKAGHWGAAADIQERLLGEGGLTAAERIEVLGQQAYALSQLGDHAAAARALEHRAAMPGGDTLETLERLAHAHALAGRPESVAEAQRRALDQAGATPEEWLALARRLVALQRTLGRDDDAIATYRAMLAREPGDGRVRLELGLLLQARDRWPEAEPHLVAAAGDATDGVATLALARGLKARGRGAAAIEVLQRVRGADARAEAEAASSLPVAVRKQVLDELGYLREAAGDLPRAAEDWRASLALAPDPRIALALASVQLRDGQGQAARGTLDELAGTAPDDDEAQAARLDLRWQLETAQERHAAAHEAAAQALALRPSAARRYQLGRSERELGRLPQAMAQFEQAFAEDARTEYLDALAYGHRAAGSYPEAVRAFEALLQRHPERDALYADLAYTLMRAGDNDRAAEWFKRAIDRRIERDETVKLVQAPGAPLPAITPRREDDELRALRDEVRKLTERWTLSAYESLRGGRSDRASTIAGAESTGLIPSQGGVEVAWRPPVVGLRDERTLDVFARLLWSNQPGSLRIDSASRQAGVGVRYKPLREHSFYLSAERLIGIGANAQDDWLLRASYGWSSGYEMRANQASWNYTTLFADVGAFSDRDHTRAFYVEARQGRSFRVGERWILTPHVVADARRQWPDPGRFNYAEVGGGVSARYVFNESRYVTPRSSAEFVLQYKKGFDAAKSGWLLTSVLRF; encoded by the coding sequence GTGAAGACATCCCGCCGATCGCGTCCCGGCGCCGCCCGCGCCGCCCGCTCCGTCCTCGTCACCCGTGCCCCTGGCGCTCGCGGCGCCCCTGGCGACCTCGCGGCGGGCTGCCTGCTGTGCCTCTCGCTCGCCAGCGCGCCCGCCGCGTCCGCCGCGTCCGCGTTCGACGCGTCCGGCGGCGGTGGCGGTGGTGCGGCCGCCGTCTCGGCCGCGGCGTCCGGCGCGATCGGCTTCGTCGGGCGCGAATTCAACCGCTTCCGGGCCCACGCGCGCTTCGACCGTGCCTTCCGCATGCTGGCGGCCCAGCGGTTCGACGAGGCGGGACGCGATTTCGCCGATGGCCTCGCGCTCGACCCCGATCACCTGGCCGCGCGCCTGGGCTATGCCCAGCTGCTCGGCCGGCGCGGTGCCTATGCGGCGTCGGTCGCGCTGCTGGACGCGGCGCGCCCGGCCGACGGCCTGCCGCTGACGGCGCTGCGCCTGCGCGCCCAGATGCGCGCGGCCGCCGGCCAGTGGGCCGAGGCCATCGCCGACCACCAGGACGTCGTCGCGCACCCGGCGGCCAGCGCGGCGGAACGGCGCTTCGCGCTGGAGTCGGCGGCCGACCTGCACCTGCGCCTCGGGCAGCTCGACCAGGCGCTGGCCGCGCTCGAGCGCCTTCCGGCGGGCGACCGCGACGCCACGCCCACGCTGCTGCGCCGGGCGTTCGTCTACGAGCGGCTGCAGCGCTTCGGCGACGCCGCCGCCGCCTACGGGGAGGCGGCGTCGCGCGCCGATGCGGCCGCGCGCGGGGCGCAATGGCGCGATGCGCAGCGCGTGGCCGCCACGATGGCCGTGGCGCACCACGCGCAAACGGTCGCCTTCGCGCTCAACCTGCCGGCGCCGGCGCCGGGTGCCGGGGCGGACGCGTCGGTGCCCGCCGCCGGCCGGTCCGGCGCGGCGCGCACGACCGCGCACGGCGCCGCCGAGGCGCCGCGACGGGTGCGAACGGCCCAGCGGCTCGCCTTCGCGCAGTCGAAGGCCGGCCACTGGGGCGCGGCGGCCGACATCCAGGAACGCCTGCTCGGCGAGGGCGGCCTGACGGCGGCCGAGCGGATCGAAGTCCTCGGCCAGCAGGCCTACGCGCTGAGCCAGCTCGGCGACCACGCCGCCGCCGCCCGCGCGCTCGAGCACCGGGCCGCGATGCCCGGGGGCGACACCCTCGAAACCCTCGAGCGGCTGGCGCACGCCCATGCGCTGGCCGGCCGGCCCGAAAGCGTCGCCGAGGCCCAGCGGCGCGCGCTCGACCAGGCCGGCGCCACGCCGGAGGAATGGCTGGCGCTGGCGCGTCGCCTGGTCGCCCTGCAGCGCACGCTCGGTCGCGACGACGACGCGATCGCCACCTACCGCGCGATGCTCGCGCGCGAGCCCGGCGATGGGCGGGTCCGGCTCGAACTGGGGCTGCTGCTGCAGGCACGGGATCGCTGGCCGGAGGCCGAGCCGCATCTGGTCGCGGCCGCCGGCGACGCCACCGACGGCGTCGCCACGCTGGCGCTGGCGCGCGGACTGAAGGCGCGAGGGCGGGGCGCGGCGGCGATCGAGGTGCTGCAGCGCGTGCGCGGCGCCGATGCCCGAGCCGAAGCCGAGGCCGCGTCGTCCCTGCCCGTGGCGGTGCGCAAGCAGGTGCTCGACGAACTCGGGTACCTGCGCGAGGCCGCGGGCGACCTGCCCCGCGCGGCCGAGGACTGGCGCGCGTCGCTCGCGCTTGCGCCGGACCCGCGCATCGCGCTGGCGCTGGCCAGCGTGCAGCTGCGCGACGGGCAGGGCCAGGCCGCGCGCGGCACGCTTGACGAACTGGCCGGAACGGCCCCCGACGACGACGAGGCGCAGGCCGCGCGGCTGGACCTGCGCTGGCAGCTGGAGACGGCCCAGGAGCGCCACGCGGCCGCGCACGAGGCCGCCGCGCAGGCGCTGGCGCTGCGCCCGTCGGCCGCGCGGCGCTACCAGCTCGGGCGGTCCGAGCGCGAACTGGGCCGGTTGCCGCAGGCCATGGCGCAGTTCGAGCAGGCCTTCGCCGAGGACGCCCGCACCGAATACCTCGACGCCCTGGCCTACGGCCACCGGGCCGCCGGGTCCTACCCGGAGGCCGTGCGCGCCTTCGAGGCGCTGCTGCAACGCCATCCGGAGCGCGACGCCCTCTACGCCGACCTGGCCTACACGCTCATGCGCGCGGGCGACAACGACCGCGCCGCCGAATGGTTCAAGCGCGCCATCGATCGCCGCATCGAACGCGACGAGACCGTGAAGCTGGTCCAGGCGCCCGGCGCGCCGCTGCCCGCGATCACGCCACGGCGCGAGGACGACGAGCTGCGCGCCCTGCGCGACGAGGTGCGCAAGCTCACCGAGCGCTGGACCCTGAGCGCCTACGAGTCGCTGCGCGGGGGGCGGAGCGACCGCGCCAGCACCATCGCAGGGGCCGAGTCGACCGGGCTGATCCCGTCGCAGGGCGGCGTGGAGGTGGCGTGGCGCCCGCCGGTGGTGGGGTTGCGCGACGAGCGCACGCTGGACGTGTTCGCGCGCCTGCTGTGGTCCAACCAGCCCGGTTCGCTGCGCATCGACAGCGCCAGCCGGCAGGCCGGCGTCGGCGTGCGCTACAAGCCGCTGCGCGAGCACTCGTTCTACCTCTCGGCCGAACGCCTGATCGGCATCGGTGCCAACGCGCAGGACGACTGGCTGCTGCGCGCGTCCTACGGCTGGAGCAGCGGCTACGAGATGCGCGCCAACCAGGCGTCCTGGAACTACACCACGCTGTTCGCCGACGTCGGCGCGTTCAGCGACCGGGACCACACGCGCGCCTTCTACGTGGAGGCGCGCCAGGGCCGCAGCTTCCGCGTCGGCGAGCGCTGGATCCTGACCCCGCACGTGGTGGCCGATGCGCGCCGGCAATGGCCCGACCCCGGCCGCTTCAACTACGCCGAGGTCGGCGGCGGCGTCTCCGCGCGCTACGTGTTCAACGAATCGCGCTACGTCACGCCGCGTTCCAGCGCGGAATTCGTGCTCCAGTACAAGAAGGGTTTCGACGCGGCGAAGAGCGGCTGGCTGCTGACCTCGGTGCTGAGGTTCTGA